A window from Plectropomus leopardus isolate mb chromosome 3, YSFRI_Pleo_2.0, whole genome shotgun sequence encodes these proteins:
- the LOC121963864 gene encoding G2/M phase-specific E3 ubiquitin-protein ligase-like has protein sequence MRLSKRKAALLVITENIEMELFASEEACMVTLTQEEEEEDSFDQRHLEHPLVPDSEDEAEPQLQTPPRQLPKPKTQSPAKVEAEHCPPVLEFMEDIEIEMEVFHPLRASEIELMEIKSDHSSIMTLRSPNGAGRLKWKRLTPQKTGLVVKDVVCLPSGHYLAQLERHTVPRGKERAALAAMGMTARITIDYGWSANQMESRLAALFRGRFAKRAGQRFSFTYLQCVPGSRVLFVPEAPAEGWTGEQVLGTSGHGALYILSHQDYPQAESEKSASETHVVNRREFCLEASTESCPDEDNQQGRQTCVPSTTEEFPLDLDSILRLFRQENMDRDVETHIQVRRRDLLRSALKVVRRPDFCFRTTPIVSFSGEETDGHDGPLREFFRLTLLELQQSSIFEGPPGRLFLTYDLAALEDRKYYKAGVLIGWSLAQGGPGPRCLHPALYQLMCGQNPSLEGFSWGDIVDAEAQIRLQQLQSCTDVKLLSPGLCDWVSSCGIPGIYSAHSDDTPSIYIRLVKHYIYHRVASMISQFTEGLNSCGGLWDTVLSHWREFMPVMTSAQQQPLTLEQFKQLFTVCYSQQDSQLRAAEAATAGHWETVLTLVSDGQTDFSFEDLLAFITGADHLPPLGFTTSISLCFYSQDTSTSCVRLPHASTCTLELFLPRGAAGATDLSALLSRSVHEALGFTRYQSQGDGEDSCINAVINI, from the exons ATGAGGCTGAGCAAAAGGAAGGCGGCACTGCTGGTCATCACAGAAAACATTGAGATGGAGCTGTTTGCTTCAGAGGAGGCCTGCATGGTGACATtaacacaggaggaggaggaggaggacagcttTGACCAG AGACACCTGGAGCATCCTCTTGTCCCTGACTCTGAGGATGAAGCAGAGCCGCAGCTTCAGACCCCACCCAGGCAGCTGCCAAAGCCCAAAACACAGTCTCCAGCCAAGGTAGAGGCCGAGCACTGCCCTCCTGTCCTGGAGTTCATGGAGGATATAGAGATAGAAATGGAG GTGTTTCATCCCCTCAGAGCGTCTGAGATTGAGCTAATGGAGATAAAATCAGATCATTCTTCCATCATGACCTTG CGTTCCCCAAACGGAGCTGGCCGTCTCAAATGGAAGAGACTGACTCCGCAGAAGACCGGACTGGTGGTCAAAGATGTGGTCTGTCTACCCAGTGGACACTACCTGGCACAGCTGGAGAG ACACACTGTTCCACGAGGCAAAGAGCGAGCAGCTCTAGCGGCCATGGGAATGACTGCTCGTATTACCATTGATTATGGGTGGTCGGCCAATCAGATGGAGAGTCGGCTGGCGGCACTCTTCCGGGGGAGGTTTGCAAAACGGGCAGGGCAGAGGTTCTCCTTCACATATCTACAG TGTGTGCCGGGCTCTAGGGTGCTGTTTGTCCCTGAAGCCCCTGCAGAAGGCTGGACTGGAGAGCAGGTACTCGGGACCTCTGGACATGGTGCCTTGTACATCCTCAGCCACCAGGACTATCCACAG GCAGAATCTGAGAAGTCAGCAAGCGAGACACATGTGGTGAACAG GAGGGAGTTTTGTCTAGAGGCCAGTACAGAGAGCTGCCCGGACGAAGACAATCAGCAAGGAAGACAGACTTGTGTTCCCAGCACCACAGAGGAG TTCCCTCTCGACCTGGACTCCATCCTGAGACTTTTCAGACAAGAGAATATGGATCGAGACGTGGAGACCCACATccaggtgaggaggagagaccTGCTCCGCAGCGCCCTGAAGGTGGTTAGGAGACCGGATTTCTGTTTCAGGACGACACCCATCGTTTCCTTCAGTGGAGAGGAGACTGACGGCCATGACGGACCTCTCCGGGAGTTCTTCAG ATTGACTTtgctggagctgcagcagagttCTATTTTTGAGGGTCCCCCGGGGCGTCTGTTCTTGACCTATGACCTTGCAGCTCTTGAGGACAGGAAGTATTACAAAGCAGGTGTTCTTATTGGCTGGTCTCTTGCTCAGGGTGGACCTGGACCACGTTGTCTACACCCTGCGCTCTACCAG TTGATGTGTGGCCAGAATCCATCTTTGGAGGGCTTCAGCTGGGGGGACATTGTTGATGCTGAAGCGCAGATCCGACTGCAACAG CTGCAGAGTTGCACTGATGTAAAGCTGCTATCTCCTGGTCTGTGTGACTGGGTATCGAGCTGTGGGATCCCTGGAATCTATTCAGCTCATTCTGATGACACACCATCCATCTATATCCGCCTGGTCAAACATTACATCTACCACAG GGTGGCCAGTATGATCTCCCAGTTCACAGAGGGGCTGAACAGTTGTGGTGGATTGTGGGATACAGTATTGTCTCACTGGAGAGAGTTTATGCCAGTGATGACGAGCGCACAGCAGCAGCCTTTGACCCTGGAACAGTTCAAACAGCTTTTCACAGTCTGCTACAGTCAACAAGACAGCCAGCTGCGGGCAGCGGAGGCAGCAACAGCTGGACACTGGGAAACAGTCCTCACCTTGGTCAGCG ATGGTCAGACAGATTTCTCCTTTGAAGACCTCCTCGCCTTCATCACTGGAGCTGATCATCTGCCTCCCCTTGGCTTCACCACATCCATCTCCTTGTGTTTTTACTCCCAG GACACGAGCACCTCATGTGTGCGTCTTCCTCACGCCTCCACCTGCACTCTGGAGCTCTTTCTGCCAAGGGGAGCGGCGGGGGCCACAGACCTGTCAGCACTGCTGAGCAGATCCGTGCACGAGGCCCTCGGCTTTACACGTTACCAGTCACAGGGAGATGGAGAGGACAGCTGCATCAATGCAGTGATAAATATATGA
- the LOC121963021 gene encoding integumentary mucin C.1-like, producing the protein MERKILCWIYLIGYALIGQATTTLAQTTTTAATITLATTTTAATTPEPTTTTSEPTTTTPEPTTTTPEATTTTPEPTTTTPEATTTTPEPTTTTPEQPPLHKSQLLLHQSQPPLHQSPTTTTPEATTTTPEPTTTTPEPHHYTRANYYYIRANHYYTRTDDYYIRAHHHYYTRANYYYTRTNHYYTRANYNYTRANHHYTRTNHHYTTAHYYYTRPTTTTPEPTTTTPEPTTTTPEPTTTTPEPTTTSPEPTTTTPEPTTTTPEPTTTTPEPTTTTTPEPTTTTPEPTTTTSEPTSTTRSQPPHHTRTNYHFTRTDYNYTGANHHYTRANHHYTRTNYYYTRTNHYYTRANHHYTRTDYYYIRANHYYTRANHHYTTAHYYYTRANHYYQTTTTPEPTTTTSEPHKHYTGANHHNTRTNYYYTRINHYYTRANHHYTRTDYYYIRANHYYTRANHHYTTAHYYYTRANHYYTRANHYYTEPTTTTPEPTTTTPEPTTTPHQPTTTTPQPTTTTSEPTTTTPEPTTTTPEPTTTTPEPTTTTPEPTTTTLEPTTTTPEPTTTTPEPTTTTTPEPTTTTPEPTTTTPGPTTTTPEPTTTTPEPTTTTPEPTTTTPEPTTTTTTPEPTTTTPEPTTTT; encoded by the exons ATGGAAAGAAAAATCCTTTGTTGGATTTATTTAATTGGATATGCCCTCATTGGACAAG CCACCACAACTTTGGCCCAAACTACTACAACTGCAGCCACCATAACTTTGGCCACTACTACAACTGCAGCCACCACACCGGAGCCAACTACTACTACATCagagccaaccaccactacaccagaaccgactactactacaccagaggcaaccaccactacaccagaaccgactactactacaccagaggcaaccaccactacaccagaaccgactacaactacaccagagCAACCACCACTACACAAGAGCCAACTACTACTACATCagagccaaccaccactacaccagagCCCGACTACTACTACACCAGAGgcaaccaccactacaccagaaccgactactactacaccagagccccaccactacaccagagccaactACTACTACATCAGAGCCAACCACTACTACACCAGAACCGACGACTACTACATCAGAGCCCACCACCACTACTACACCAGAGCAAACTACTACTACACCAGAACCAACCactactacaccagagccaactacaactacaccagagccaaccaccactacaccagaaccaaccaccactacaccacAGCCCACTactactacaccaga CCCACTactactacaccagagccaaccactactacaccagagccaaccactactacaccagagccaaccaccacAACACCAGAACCAACTACCACTTCACCAGAACCGACTACAACTACACCGGAGCCAACCACCACCACACCAGAACCGACTACTACTACACCAGAGCCGacaaccaccactacaccagagccaaccaccactacaccagaaccgACTACCACTACATCAGAGCCCACAAGCACTACACGGAGCCAACCACCACACCACACCAGAACCAACTACCACTTCACCAGAACCGACTACAACTACACCGgagccaaccaccactacaccagagccaaccaccactacaccagaaccaACTACTACTACACCAGAACCAACCACTACTACACCAGAGCAaaccaccactacaccagaaccgACTACTACTACATCAGAGCCAACCactactacaccagagccaaccaccactacaccacAGCCCACTactactacaccagagccaaccactactac caaaccaccactacaccagaaccgACTACTACTACATCAGAGCCCCACAAGCACTACACCGGAGCCAACCACCACAACACCAGAACCAACTACTACTACACCAGAATCAACCactactacaccagagccaaccaccactacaccagaaccgACTACTACTACATCAGAGCCAACCactactacaccagagccaaccaccactacaccacAGCCCACTactactacaccagagccaaccactactacaccagagccaaccactACTACACAGAGCCAACTactactacaccagagccaaccaccactacaccagagccaaccactACACCACA CCAACCAACTACTACTACACCACAGCCAACCACCACTACATCagagccaaccaccactacaccagaaccaactactactacaccagagccaaccaccactacaccagaaccaactacaactacaccagagccaaccaccactacacTAGAACCGACTactactacaccagagccaaccaccactacaccagaaccgactactactactacaccagagccaactacaactacaccagagccaaccaccactacaccaggaccaaccaccactacaccagaaccaacgacaactacaccagagccaaccaccactaca ccagagccaaccaccactacaccagaaccaactacaactaca actacaccagaaccaaccactactacaccagagccaaccaccactaca